The Cylindrospermum stagnale PCC 7417 genome segment TATGTTTGTGTGGTTCCGCGATTTCTAATCGCTAGGTGCAAGATATAAACCTATCTTTATTATGGAACTTGATCATCCCCTTGGCGTCCTTGGCGTCTTGGCGGTTCGTTAAATCCTAAATTCCTCCCCCTCACAAGTTGCTAACCTTAAAATAATTGATACACTTGTTCTTTTAGCCCAGCCAACCAGTGCCTATGGTGTACGTCAAGCGCGTTGAACTCACCAACTTCAAATCCTTCGGCGGTACTACTTCAGTCCCTTTGCTACCGGGGTGTACTGTCATATCTGGGCCGAATGGTTCGGGTAAATCGAATATTCTCGATGCGCTGCTGTTTTGCCTTGGACTCGCTAGTTCTAAGGGGATGCGGGCCGATCGCTTGCCGGATTTGGTAAATAACGCTCAAAAGCCCAAGGGGCGGGCTTCTATCGAGGCTAGCGTGACGGTGACGTTTGATATTTCGGATGTCTCACGCCAAGGCGCAGAGGCGCAAAGGGAAGAGGTAGAGGAAGCAGAGGAGGAGGAAGATTTAAAATCCAAAATCCAAAATCCAAAATCGGCTGAGTGGAGTGTGACTCGAAAGTTGCGGGTGACTCATCAAGGGACTTATACGTCGAATTATTATATTAATGGTGTTGCTTGCACGTTGACGGAGTTGCATGAGGAGTTGGAGACGCTGCGGGTTTATCCTGAAGGCTATAACGTGGTGCTGCAAGGGGATGTGACGAGTATTATCTCGATGAATGCGCGGGAGAGGCGGGAAATTATTGATGAGTTGGCGGGGGTGGCGACTTACGATCGCAAAATCGTCCAAGCTAAGTCTACTTTGGATGAGGTGAAGGAAAGGGAAGATAGTTGTCGGATTATCGAAACTGAATTAACTGTACAGCGCGATCGCCTTTCTCAAGACCGGGCGAAGGCGGAAAAATATCAAAAACTCCGCACGGAATTTCAGCACAAGCAATCTTGGGAAGCTGTTCTCTCCTGGCGTTCTCTGCAATCACAGCAAGAAAAGTTGGTGGCGCAAATTCAAAATGGCGATCGCAATTTTGCCGAACTCACTACCCAACTCGCTACCCTCAATTTAGCAATTACCCAAAAAACCGCTGAACTTGAACAACTTAACGCCCATGTTAAAGCATTGGGAGAAGAGGAACTTTTGGCGGTACAGTCTACCCTCGCAACCCAAGAAGCGGAACGTAAGCAACTCCAGCGTCAGCAAAAGGAATTAGAAACAGCTTTGCAAGAAACTGCACGGCGTCTGGCGCAAACTCAGCAAGAAATTCAACTTCATCAGCTTTCTCTCGCACAAGCTGCACAACAACAAATTGTCGAAACCGCAAATGTTTCTTCTCTCCAGCAACAACGGAATGAGGCACAGCAAGCAATAGAGGCTTCTCGCGCCGCCGCAGCAGAAATCGCTTCGGCGTCGGAAGCATGGGTGCAGCAACAAACGGCATTAAACCGCCAAATTGAAACTTTGTTGCAAACTCTCGAACCCCAACGCACTGAGCAAGCCCAGCTTCAGGAACGCAATCACCAATTACAGCAACTCATTCAAGAGCAAACTCAGCTAATTGCTACTTTAGAACCGCAATTAGTCGAAAAGCAAGCTGATTGCAGTCGGATGGAAACGGAATTTAACGCCTCTAGCGAACCGATTCAAGCTTTAGCTCAAAATCTCTCAGCGACAGAACAAGAGTTGCAAATCCAGCAAGAAACCCAAAAGCGACTGTTGCAAGAACAGCGGGAAAAACAACGCACTTTAGATAAAATTGAGGCACAGACCCAGGCACAGCAAGAAGTCCAAGGTACTCAAGCGAGTAAGGTGATTTTGCAATCGGGTATGCCTGGGCTTTGTGGGTTGGTTGTGCAGTTGGGGAAGGTGGAACCCCGTTATCAGCTAGCTTTGGAAATTTCTGCTGGTGGACGTTTGGGACATATTGTGGTGGAAGATGACAGTATCGCCGCCGCTGGGATTGAATTGCTGAAACAAAAACGCGCCGGAAGAGCAACTTTTTTACCGCTAAATAAAGTTCATGCGCCGAAATTTACCCAAGATGCCACCCTGCGTTACGCTAGCGGCTTTGTTAATTATGCTGTGAATTTAGTTGAGTGCGATCGCCGTTTTCAAGATGTTTTCAGCTATGTTTTCGGCAGCACGGTGGTATTTACCAATCTCGAACAGGCGCGGAAAAACATCGGACTTTATCGCATTGTTACCCTAGATGGGGAATTGCTGGAAACTAGCGGTGCAATGACTGGGGGAAGTAATACCCAGCGTTCGGCGTTGCGGTTTGGCACAGGAGAAGCGACGGAATCTGAAGAAACAATGGCTTTAAAAACCCGTTTGGCGGATATTGAGCGGGTTTTAGAACGTTGTAGTGAAGCGATCGCCACTTTATCCACCCGTACCAAAACCTTAACACAGGAACTCGCAGAAACTCGTCAAAAACGGCGAGAACAGCAGTTGCAGTTGGAACAGTTGCAAAAAGACATTAAAACTTTAACAGCACAATTAGAGGGGACGCGATCGCAATTCGCCCAAAACAGCGAAAAATTCGCCACTTCTCAAACTCGCCTCGAAGTTTTATTGCGGGAATTACCAGGGCAAGAAACTCAACTGCAAGAATTACGACACACCTTAGCAGAGTTAGAAGCCTCCCAAACCCCTAGTGAATGGCAACAAATCCAGGGGGTAATTAGGAATCAAGAGCAACAATTGCAACAACGGGAAACCGCCTTAAGGGAAGCAGAGCAAAGATTAAAAAATCTAGAAAATCAGCAACAGCGGTTACAAGAGAAAATTCAAGAAGGAGAAACGCGGGTTGCAGAATATCAACAGTCAGCAGCAACAGGCAACAGGCAACAGGCAACAGTCAACAACCAATTAGCAGAACTGAATAATCAAATTACCGCAACTCAGGCATCTTTGCGAGAAAAGGAACTGAATTTAGGGGAAGAAAAGCAAAAACGGGATGCTACAGAACAGGAATTGCGATCGCATCTGTTGCGGCAGCAGCAATTACAATGGGAACTGGAAAAGCTCCAAGAAACCCAGGTGAAGCGGCGGGAAGAACTAGGAACTCTACAAACCCAATTGCGGGATTTAGGAGCTGAATTACCCAGCCCCCTGCCAGAAGTTCCTGATAAAGTAGATTTAGAGGAATTGCAGAAAGAATTGCGATCGCTTGCCAAACGCTTGCAGGCAATGGAACCCGTAAATATGCTGGCTTTGGAAGAATACGAACGTACCCAAAACCGCCTCCAAGAACTTACAGATAAATTGCAGACATTAGAAGCAGAGCGCACCGAACTACTTTTACGGATTGAAAACTTTACTACCCTACGTCAACGCGCCTTTAAAGAAGCTTTTGATGCTGTCAACGAAAACTTTCAATCAATTTTCGCTATCCTTTCCGACGGTGACGGCTATCTACAACTCGATAATCCAGAAGATCCCTTTAACAGTGGACTGAACTTAGTTGCCCATCCCAAAGGTAAACCAGTACAGCGTCTAGCTTCGATGTCCGGGGGCGAAAAATCCCTCACCGCCTTAAGTTTTATCTTTGCGCTGCAACGCTACCGCCCATCACCATTTTATGCATTTGACGAAGTTGATATGTTTTTAGACGGGGCAAACGTGGAACGATTAGCTAGAATGATTAAACAACAGGCACAACAAGCACAGTTTATTGTTGTGAGTTTGCGTCGTCCGATGATAGAATCAGCCGAACGCACAATTGGTGTTACTCAAGCACGAGGAGCTTATACCCAAGTTTTGGGAATAAAATTAAAATCTTCCAATGCATCGGCTTGAGTTTCTGTTAAAAATAGTGTATAGATCAAACCGGATTCGAGATCAGGACTCGGTATAGAATGACCTCTGAACAGATAGTTAGGCGTTCCGACATATTGAACACCCAGGTGATCACCCGCGACAACGGCAAGCGGTTAGGTATCATCAGTCAAGTCTGGGTTGATATTGATCAGCGAGAGGTTGTGGCTCTTAGTTTGCGAGACAGCCTGATCTCTATTTCTGGTCTGCCCCGTTATATGTACCTCAATAGCATCAACCAAATTGGTGACGTTATCTTAGTTGATAACGAAGATGTGATTGAAGATGTTGAAGTTGAGGCTCTCAGCAACCTGGTTAACTGGGAAGTGATTACAGAAACAGGTGAAGTTTTAGGCAAAGTGCGGGGCTTCAAGTTCAATGGCGAAAACGGCAAAATTTACTCCATCGTCATCGCTTCTTTGGGATTGCCCCAAATCCCCGATCAATTTTTGAGTACTTACGAGTTATCAGTAGACGAAATCGTCAGTACTGGACCCAACAGATTGATTGTATTTGAGGGAGCCGAAGAACGGGTGAACCAATTGACAGTCGGTATCTTGGAACGCCTGGGTATCGGTAAACCACCGTGGGAAAGAGATGCCGAAGAAGAATATGGCTATAGTGCTCCCCGGACAATTGCCACACCAAATCAGCTGCCAAGTGGAGTGCCGTTACAGCCACCAAAGCCAAAAGTTCGCGCCCCCGAACCCGTAGCACGGGAGGAAGAAGAATGGAATGAAGATTATTTGGAAGAAGAAAGACCCCAGCGTCAGGTAATGAGGGCGCGACAGTACGAATCGATTCAATACGAAGAAGACGAAGAAGATAACTGGAGTGAGGCCACAGGTAGGGATAAGTATCAACAACCGCCAAAATTTGAACCCCAACCCTACAACAAGCCTTACGCCGAAGAATACGACGATTATGACGACTTAGAAGGCGATGCTTGGGAGGATGCACCAAAGCCAGTGAATATTCCCAGGAAACTGACAGAAAAACAGCCAGAATACGAAGAAGAAGGCGGATATTAGAACCTACCCCCATCAACAGTTATCAGTTAGCTAATAACTGATAACTGAATTAATTACAGCCAGATGCAGCAGCCCAGCTAACGGTTTTTAAGTCACCACTAAATACAGTAGTGTATTTAAAAGGTGAAATACCAGAGCAAAGCATGGAACTTGTATTAGCGCGACGGGGAGACCACCAGGAATCTGCCTCTACAGTCAAGCTTGTGCCATTCCAAGATAATGCTTTCACCACTAGAGAGTTAGTTTTACCATCACTATACTTTTTAGCAGTGAGATATGTAGAGTAGTTAACGTTACCATTGGTTGGATCAATTCTAGCTATAACGGCTACTTTGGGCCCGCCACCATTGCCATAGGTGGGTAGCCAACGGCCAGTAGAAAAGCGCCGAAAATCATTACCAGTTTGGTTGCCAGTGGAGGAAAAAACGCCGTATAAAACGCCTTTTCCATCCCAAAGCAGCCCGTAGCCTCTACCATCGTCAAGCGTTGTTTCGTAGTCGCTGCGACACCATTTCTTGACACCATTATCGAAACGAATAATCCGAGGATCTTGGTTAATAGATGATACTTGCTGATAACCAACGTAGATATTTGTTGTTCCAACAGTTACCTTGGGGCCATTTTTGGCTTTGATTTTCGCTTCAGAGTCATTACAAGTGAATGTTACACTTGTACCGACAGATATGAATTTATCTACGGCTAATGCCTGAGGTGCTAGGGCGGCAATGGCTAAATTAACCCCTAATATTGCCGATAAAGCTGGAAATTTCAGGTACTTCATAAATTGGGACTGATGGATAATGTTGTTGCTCATTACCGTAAAATTACTTGGTGTACGTTGCAACTCCTATTATTGTGGAAGTCCGAATCTGAAGCTATCGTGAAATTGCCGAATTAGTCATTTTCTTAACAAAGTGCAAGTTAAGTGTCATTACAAGTGAATGTTACACTGTTAACAGCAGATAGGAATGAAGCTTGGGCTAAGGGACTGATAAATAAAATAATCTTATGCCATTTTTAAGTATAATTACTTAGCTTTGCCGCCAAACTATTGTGCAAGTCCAATTTAAAAGTTACGGTGAAATTGCCGAATTAGCCATTTTTACCAACGAAGTGCGATCGCCAGCCTTCAGCCCAATAGCGTATTGCACACCCTTGTGCCGCCAGCTTAAAGTAGCATCTGAGCAATTAGCACCACATTTAAAATCTTCAAAATAGCCAGTGATCCCCTTGGCTAAAGATACAGGCTTACCGCTAAGACGGGGTGTTTTTTTCGTCACGGCTTCGGCCGTCACAACCCCCAGACGACAGGCAGTCCCACCATTGCAGTCTGGGCTGAAACCCAATAAAATTTCGTACTTATTTTTTGTAGCAGTTTCGATAATCGCGTAAAGTGGATTTTCTCCATCAGACCCAGGAACGAACTTTGGCAATAAAATCTGAATCTGAGTCTTTTGCTTTAATTTGGGCAGAATCGAGCGAAAAACTTGATGTACTTGAGAATTGGTGGTAATACCCCGCACTTGTGCCATCATCAGGGGCTGACTATTAACATCTGCTATAGCTGAATTATGGAAACCATTAACACCAGCTAGCAAAACTAATGCAAAGATAACTCTGATATTTTTTAAGCCTAAAATCATTTTATTTTTTAAACCCACATTCCGCAATTCATTTTGAAATATACAAAAGTTACAAAAATTTGGCTAATGGGCGGTTAGATAGCGATCGCATAACCACCGATAAATACTCGGTTTAGTATACCATCACGATCATTTGGTAGTACTTATTAAAATATTAATATATTACATTCTCAAGTGCGGAATGTCAGTTATACCATTTTTCATCTTCTATTTTGTCTAAGTCCCAGTAGCTGAGGATTGCCGTTGCTGGTGTAGACCGAATTATTAGAAATTTAAAATATCTAATGATGCTTCTATTTCTAAATCTACAATTCTTGCTCGCGTATCTTTATGTTTTTCTAGCTTTCCCTCTTTCCAATAGAGGTCTGCTGCCTTTTGAAAATCATCAATTGCTCCCTGATTATCTCCTAGTTCAAAATGAGCATTACCACGATTGTAATAAGCATCAGCATCATGAGAATTAACCTGTATTGCCTGAGTGCAATCTGCAATCGCGGCTTCGTAATCTTCTAAATCCGGCTCAATATTCATTGCTGACACAACTTCTTGTTTTTTTGCTAATAAATAAGCAGGAATTCCTCCGTGTTTGTCAGCAATAGCATAATGGGGATTAATTTTGATCGCCTGAGTATAATCCTCAATTGCACCCTGATGATCTCCTATCTGAAAAAGAACTTCAGCACGGTTTTTATAAGCAACAGCAGCATGAGGATTAATCCTAATTGCCTGATTGTAATCTGCAATTGCTGCTGCGTAATCTCCTAATTTATAATAAGCAAAACCTCGTTTATTATAAACCTTAAAATCATGAATATTAACTTGTAATATTTGGCTATAATTAGTAATAGCAGATACATAATTGCCTTTTTCTAAAAACTCATCACCTAATTTTCTATAAAGTATATTTAAGTCTGTATTTTGTTTTTCTCTATCAGCAATTATTAACTGATTCTTGGGTACTTGATGCGGGAGTTCTAACTTAGGTGTATGTTGATAACTTGGGTTATTCTGCTTAAGAGTATGAGATTTTGTAGAAGCTTGCAACTGTTCTAGATAGCATAATAAACCCCCACCATACAACAATTGATTTATCCCAAAGGAAATTTTACCAGTTCTCAACTTAATCATCTGGGTAGGGAGAAAGCCAGCCAATAACAGGTGATATTTAGGTTGTGCCTCATTCACCTCTTCTTGAATCAAAATGCAGACGACAACGGCATTTTTTTCTACCTCTTCGGAACTAACTGACCATCTAACTTTATCAATATTGCCGTGACGAGATTTCACCTCAATACCAATTGAAGAGTTAGCAGTCAGAGTAAAATCAATTTTGCCATCGCCGCCGAATTTTTTTTCGTAATCTACTTCAGTAATAAAATTACCTAAACGTTGTTTGACAACTTCTTCACCTAACTTGCCTTTAAGATTATTGATAAAAACCCCCCGGACTGGCGAAGTGCGCTTATATTTTTCAGCCATCTGCCAGCAAAATTCCCGTAAAGCCTTTAACCTTTCTCCAGAAATTATAGTTAATTCACTATATTCACCTTCTGTTTCAGAATGAATCAGACAACCAGAACTGAATCTTTTAATAAAGTCAGACTGTAGCGATCGCAGTAGGTTAATCCAGTCCATTTCTCGTTCTGCGAATCTTTTAATTTAGCTTATTTTATTAAAATTTTCAGTTCCTGTAAATCTTTCCCTAGAACCCCACCCCCAACCCCCTACCCCGCAAGCAGGGAGGGGGCTAAGGATGTTGTCTTTGGGGGGCATGCTGGGAATAATAAGTGAAACACAAATTAGCTAACTATCAATTAGCCAGATGACTCCAGACAAAAACTTAACACCAAACACTCTTTCAAACTCCAGTTCCCCCTCATCGCTTGCAGGGTGGGGCTTTTGCGGATGCGCCAGGAACAATAAGTAAAACAAAAATTAGTTAACTACCAATTAGCCAGATGACGCCAGATAAAAACTTAACACCAAACACTCTTTCAAACTCCAGTCCCCCCTCATCGCTTGCGGGGAGGGGGCTAGGGGGTGGGGTTCCGGGGTATCCTTGGCAAGCTTCACCTGAACTCTGGGAGAAACTCAAGCCATTAGCGCGACAGATGCGGCGTGAATCTACCCCAGCAGAAAGCCTACTTTGGCAGAAGTTGAAAAATAAGCAAATTTTGGGTTTTAAGTTTCGCCGTCAGCACGTAATTGACCGTTTCATTGTTGATTTTTATTGTAATGAAGCGCGGTTAATTATAGAAGTAGACGGAGGAATTCACGACTATACCCAGGCAGAAGATGGAATTCGTCAGGAGTTTTTAGAAGGTTTGGGGTTGCGGGTAGTGCGGTTTAGAAATGAGGATATTTTAGAGGGGATTGAGGGGGTTTTGGAGGTGATTACGGGTTGGTTGCAAATATAGAACCCCACCCCCAACCCCCTCCCCGCAAGCGAGGAGGGGGCTAAGGATGTTGTTTTTGGAAGTACATTATTTTATCAAAAATGCCTTAAGGTTTTTTTTAAATCAAAAACAACAATTGCCTAAAATAAGTGATATTGTTAATAAAAATACAGATTGGCTATTGCTGAAGCTTTGTAAGCAACAGTTCTATTTTTTTATACTCTGTTTGCTGACCTTGCTCTTTAAAAAAATCTGCGGCTTTCTGAAAATCTGCAAGCGCTTTTTCGTTTTCGTTCATATGAGCAAAAAGAACACCACGAGAATAAAAATAGCGTGCTTCTAAAAAACGAATTTTTTGAAGTGCTTGCGTATAATCTTCAATTGCTCCTACATAGTTTTGGCGATATTGCTGAGAAAATGCCCGCATACTATAAGCTGAAATCATTCCAGGAGTAAGACGAATAACTTCATTAAATTTTTCAATCGCTTTTTCATATTTTCCAGGTTTCAAATGGTCAATACCTGTACTAAAGTTGGCAAAGGATTTACTTAAAATGTTGAAGATATAAGTATGTAATTTATTCTCTTTTTGCCCCTTTTTATCGGTGGAAGATATATTATTTAAATAACTTTGTAATCCACCACAATATAGTAATTCATCCATCTTAACTAAAACTTGATCATTAGTAATCATTTCAGTCGGCAAGAAACCTGCTTGTATTAAGTGATACTGTGTTTGATCTTCAATTACTTTCTCTTGAGTTAAAATGCAAACTAGAACGGCATTTTTCCTAATTTCTTCTTGTTTAATTGTCCAGGCAACTGTATTAATATTGCTAATATTGCTATAACGAGTTTTAACTTGAATACCAACAGATGGGTCAGCCATTAATGTAAAATCAATTTTCCCATCACCACCAATTTTAATTTTATAATCTACCTCAGAAACTAGATTTCCTAAACGTGTTTTGACAACTTCCTCACCAAGCTTTCCCTTCATATTATTGATGAAGAGACATTTTGGGTCATTTTCTTGATACTTCTGTTCCATACTCCGGCAAAAAGATTGTAATTGATTTAACTTCTTATCGCCGGAAATAACTGTCAATTCACTGTGTTGGCCTTCTGTTGTACAATGAAAGAGACAACCAGATTTAAGCCTTTCAATAAAATCAGCCTGTTGCGCCCTAAGTAAATATATCCAGTCCATATTTCTAGAAATATACTCTAATCTAACAAGGAACCTAACCTTAGTATTCCCCATCAAGCAGCAAAAATACCAAACCCTGATCAATTCGCATCATCTTAGCCCCCTCCTCGCTTGCGGGGAGGGGGTTGGGGGTGGGGTTTGTGAATTTCAAGAACAACTAGTAAGCGCAGCACCACATTGATCTTCTCTTTTCAACCAACCCTTAATACCTTGATATTCCACCCGTGCCCAATCTTTCTGACAGCCTAACAATTTGACACTCACATCAGGGGGAATTCGCGTTACTTTTTGGCTTTGCTGATTAGCTTTTGTGTAAAGATTCACGCCATTAGTACCATAGCCACGCGTTGATATACCTAACTTGGGTACAGACACCCAACCAGTTCCTTTAAACCCATCACTAGCATTAGTAATCTGTACCCAACTTCCCAAAACAGCGATAATATTAACTGTTTCATTGGTGGGTACTGTCCCTAAAATTTTGTTCCTGTTACTTGCACCACTCCGCACATTTAAACCTTGGGGATCTTTGTCTGTGACGTAGGCAAAAATATTGCAAGTTTGGGGTTTAATCGATTTAGCTAAAACTATTTGATTAGCGATATTGCTATTAATACTTATCCCTAGAAAACTTGCTGCTAATCCTATTATTAAATTTGCTGTCATTTCTTTGATAAAATATTCTGTTTGGACATCAGCAATTCAGGCTGATGTCCTTTTTCTATTTCATATCGTAACCGAACAAATTCGGGTCAACTTCTCCTAATTTCAAATCTGCTAGACCATACTCGGCCCATCGCTTTTCAACCATCGCCGCCACGTCGGGATCTGACTCTAGGGGTAAACCCCATTCGTGTTCAGTTTCTGGGGGAATTTTTGTTGTTGCATCTATTCCCATGCGTCCACCTAAACCCAGTTTTTCACTGGCAAAATCTAAGGTGTCAAAGGGGGTATTTGGTAAGATAAATACATCCCGCGTGGGGTCAACTTTGGAACTAATCGCCCACACTACTTGACGCGGATCACGAATATTTATGTCTTTATCTACGACAATCACAAACTTGGTGTATGTGAATTGGGGTAAGGCACTCCAAAACGCCAAAGCTGCCCGTCGCGCTTGTCCGGGATATGCTTTATCAATGGAAATAATCGCCGCTTTGTAACTCAAAGCTTCCATTGGTAAGAAGAAATCGACAATTTCGGATACTTGTTGCCGTAGGATGGGGGTATAGATGCGATTTAATGCGATCGCCATCATCGCTTCTTCTTTGGGTGGACGACCGCTGAATGTGGTGAGATAAATCGGATTTTTGCGGTGTGTCATACACTGGAAGCAAATTAAGGGCGAATCCTCAACGCCGCCGTAATAACCCATGTGGTCACCAAAGGGCCCGTCTGGTAAAACTTCTCCTGGTGTAATCGTTCCTTCCAACACAAATTCTGAATCTGCGGGAACTTCCAAATCTACGGTTTTACACTTGGCTAACTGCACCCCAGAACCGCCGTAAAGCCCCGCGAATAGCCATTCTGACAAGTCTACCGGAATCGGTGTGGCAGCTGCCATAATGATTAAAGGGTCAACGCCAAGTGCGATCGCCACTTCTAATTTTTTCCCACGTTCTTGAGCTTTCCGCAAATGTCTCGCCCCACCCCGCACTGATAACCAATGAACTGTCATCGTCTTCGGAGATTGCAGTTGCAAGCGATACACACCAACGTTTGGCGTACCAGTCTCACAATCCTTAGTAATCACCAGCCCCAACGTAATAATCCTGCCAGCATCACCAATATAAGGACGTATCAAAGGCAACTTATTTAAATCTAACTCATTGCCTTGAAGCACCACTTGCTGACAAGCGGGGAAAAAGTCCCGTCCCGGTTTCGCCTTCACCACATCAAACAGCACTTTACCAAAATCTATCGCCTGAGAAATCTTCTTCGGCGGTTTTGGCTGTTGCAGCATACTCAGCTTTTTCCCCAAAGTCTCCAACTCCTCTGGACGCTGCATATTCATCGCCCAGCAAATCCTTTCCACGGTACCCATCAAATTCACAGCCACCGGGAAGGAAGCACCTTTGACATTTTCAAACAACAACCCTGGTCCACCCTTTTGCAGCATCCGGTTGGAAATCTCCGCAATCTCTAATTCCGGGTCAACTAAAGCGGAAATTCGCCGTAATTGTCCTCTTTCTTCCAGAATTTTAATGAATCCCCGTAAATCTCTCGCCATTGTTCCAGTACAAATGAATAATTAAGAATTATGAAGCGCTCTCTTATATTATTCAGCATTCTCGCCGCCTCTCACCTGAAAGCCACTTGACATTTTAATAGTACTAATGTACTATATACTTATAAACCTTCAATTAAGTGTGCCAAGCAATTTACAAGGTGATACCCCAGATTTGTAGTTGCGGAAAGTCTATAGCACCAGTTTTGTAAATGCAACTATCACCACATAGTAAAAAAGTGTTTCCTATGTCAATTTTAACATAGGCATAAAATTTTAAACGCGGATTTTTTGGTGACCACAAATCCTAATACATTGGAAAACATTCTGTTTTTTTCTTTTAGAGGATGTCTGAGAAGTTGTTAGTGATAAATCAAACACTGGTAGATCCCCCTAAATCCACGCCAGTCGCTCATGGGGGAGACCCCCAAGACCGCGCTGGCTCCCCTTTTTAAGGGGGACTTTGACTCTTGTTCCCCCCTTTTTAAGGGGGGTTAGGGGGGATCTCGATCAATTTTGATACTTTTCAGACATCCTCTTAGGCAATTTAGTGATTTGCTTAAACCAATAATCGCCGTAGAGCAAAAACCCTTGCTAGATCTTGCGGTAAAAACAAACAGCCTCTAATTAAGAGTTAAGACTGTAAAATGTCAGTATAAAACCACACATAAAACTATGTCAACTCAAACAGCAAAATTCACTCTTTACAACTTAGCTGGTAAAGAGAAAGCTTACTATTTAGTAGACAGAGTTAATCTAGAAATCAAACCTGATGCTATCCCCAAAAAATCAGTAACTCATAGTATCATTATCATCGACCGTTCTGGCTCAATGTCTGGTGATATCGACGCTTTAAAAGACACGCTAATTAAACTTTTGACTTTAGATGAATATAGCAACTCTCAGTTAGCTATTTCTCTAATATCTTATTCTTCTCAGGGTGATGTTACTTGTCATTTCCAACGCATACCAATTCAAGAAGTGATGAGTCGAAATTCACCGTACTTGGAAGAAATACAAAAAATTCGCGCCAGCTATCTTACCTGCATTTCTCAGTCATTACAATTAGCTAAAACCCTAATTAAAGCTGGTGAATTGACAGCGATTACTTTGCACAGTGACGGTTATGCTAATGATAGCAGCCCAACTACAGAAGCAAAAGCTTTAGATGCGATATGTAACGAACTCAAACACCTAGATGTTTTTGTCAATACTATCGCCTATTCACCTTATTCTGATTTTAAATTATTGGCTAAAATTGCCAATAATGTCTCTGGTAGCTGTGTGCAAGCTGGAAACATCAAAGAAGTATATGATGCCATTTACAGCACTGCAAACTTATTAAGTGAAGCAGTAGGAATATCAATCGAAGAATCCTTAGGTAGTGATTACAGTTATCAGGTGTTTTTTTCCCAAACTGCAAAGAAAATTTACGGTACAAGTCACACGCTCAAGATTTTGGGTTTGAAACCAGAAGAT includes the following:
- the smc gene encoding chromosome segregation protein SMC, whose product is MVYVKRVELTNFKSFGGTTSVPLLPGCTVISGPNGSGKSNILDALLFCLGLASSKGMRADRLPDLVNNAQKPKGRASIEASVTVTFDISDVSRQGAEAQREEVEEAEEEEDLKSKIQNPKSAEWSVTRKLRVTHQGTYTSNYYINGVACTLTELHEELETLRVYPEGYNVVLQGDVTSIISMNARERREIIDELAGVATYDRKIVQAKSTLDEVKEREDSCRIIETELTVQRDRLSQDRAKAEKYQKLRTEFQHKQSWEAVLSWRSLQSQQEKLVAQIQNGDRNFAELTTQLATLNLAITQKTAELEQLNAHVKALGEEELLAVQSTLATQEAERKQLQRQQKELETALQETARRLAQTQQEIQLHQLSLAQAAQQQIVETANVSSLQQQRNEAQQAIEASRAAAAEIASASEAWVQQQTALNRQIETLLQTLEPQRTEQAQLQERNHQLQQLIQEQTQLIATLEPQLVEKQADCSRMETEFNASSEPIQALAQNLSATEQELQIQQETQKRLLQEQREKQRTLDKIEAQTQAQQEVQGTQASKVILQSGMPGLCGLVVQLGKVEPRYQLALEISAGGRLGHIVVEDDSIAAAGIELLKQKRAGRATFLPLNKVHAPKFTQDATLRYASGFVNYAVNLVECDRRFQDVFSYVFGSTVVFTNLEQARKNIGLYRIVTLDGELLETSGAMTGGSNTQRSALRFGTGEATESEETMALKTRLADIERVLERCSEAIATLSTRTKTLTQELAETRQKRREQQLQLEQLQKDIKTLTAQLEGTRSQFAQNSEKFATSQTRLEVLLRELPGQETQLQELRHTLAELEASQTPSEWQQIQGVIRNQEQQLQQRETALREAEQRLKNLENQQQRLQEKIQEGETRVAEYQQSAATGNRQQATVNNQLAELNNQITATQASLREKELNLGEEKQKRDATEQELRSHLLRQQQLQWELEKLQETQVKRREELGTLQTQLRDLGAELPSPLPEVPDKVDLEELQKELRSLAKRLQAMEPVNMLALEEYERTQNRLQELTDKLQTLEAERTELLLRIENFTTLRQRAFKEAFDAVNENFQSIFAILSDGDGYLQLDNPEDPFNSGLNLVAHPKGKPVQRLASMSGGEKSLTALSFIFALQRYRPSPFYAFDEVDMFLDGANVERLARMIKQQAQQAQFIVVSLRRPMIESAERTIGVTQARGAYTQVLGIKLKSSNASA
- a CDS encoding PRC-barrel domain-containing protein, with translation MTSEQIVRRSDILNTQVITRDNGKRLGIISQVWVDIDQREVVALSLRDSLISISGLPRYMYLNSINQIGDVILVDNEDVIEDVEVEALSNLVNWEVITETGEVLGKVRGFKFNGENGKIYSIVIASLGLPQIPDQFLSTYELSVDEIVSTGPNRLIVFEGAEERVNQLTVGILERLGIGKPPWERDAEEEYGYSAPRTIATPNQLPSGVPLQPPKPKVRAPEPVAREEEEWNEDYLEEERPQRQVMRARQYESIQYEEDEEDNWSEATGRDKYQQPPKFEPQPYNKPYAEEYDDYDDLEGDAWEDAPKPVNIPRKLTEKQPEYEEEGGY
- a CDS encoding tetratricopeptide repeat protein, which encodes MDWINLLRSLQSDFIKRFSSGCLIHSETEGEYSELTIISGERLKALREFCWQMAEKYKRTSPVRGVFINNLKGKLGEEVVKQRLGNFITEVDYEKKFGGDGKIDFTLTANSSIGIEVKSRHGNIDKVRWSVSSEEVEKNAVVVCILIQEEVNEAQPKYHLLLAGFLPTQMIKLRTGKISFGINQLLYGGGLLCYLEQLQASTKSHTLKQNNPSYQHTPKLELPHQVPKNQLIIADREKQNTDLNILYRKLGDEFLEKGNYVSAITNYSQILQVNIHDFKVYNKRGFAYYKLGDYAAAIADYNQAIRINPHAAVAYKNRAEVLFQIGDHQGAIEDYTQAIKINPHYAIADKHGGIPAYLLAKKQEVVSAMNIEPDLEDYEAAIADCTQAIQVNSHDADAYYNRGNAHFELGDNQGAIDDFQKAADLYWKEGKLEKHKDTRARIVDLEIEASLDILNF
- a CDS encoding endonuclease domain-containing protein; translated protein: MTPDKNLTPNTLSNSSPPSSLAGRGLGGGVPGYPWQASPELWEKLKPLARQMRRESTPAESLLWQKLKNKQILGFKFRRQHVIDRFIVDFYCNEARLIIEVDGGIHDYTQAEDGIRQEFLEGLGLRVVRFRNEDILEGIEGVLEVITGWLQI